The Desulfobacterales bacterium genome includes the window GAAATGATAAATTCAAATTTGCGGTCAGCTTCCTGATCAGTGTAACGGACATTTAAAGACCAGCACTGGGCAGTGTAAATAACCCCCAGGCTGGATTGAATCTTTTTACCGTCTAAAATGTTGCGTTCATAGTCGCTATAGGCGGAAAACCCATGGGTCAGGTTGACCCGTAAATCGGTGTAAATCGTTTCACTTTGCCCCTGGGCATACCGGTGTTCCACAAACAGGCGGTCGCCGCGGGAGTCCGAAAAGCTTGTGGCAATATTATGGGTCAGGAATTCACTCCTATACTGGGTCCAGCTGGCGTCCGCCTGGAGTGAAAAATATTTACTTAAGACCCAATCGAACTCGCCTGAAATCGGCGAAAAAGGTTCCGGTTCATGGTCATTGGCCTTGTTGATATCATAACTCTGTTGCAGCTTCAAGCGTGAGAACTGATGGTAGAGATAAGGGGAGGGGACGCTGTCTTGTTTTTCAAGGTCGGTTTGGGTCTGATCGATTGTTTTTTTTGACCTTGAGGTAAAGAGGTTTGTCAGGGAATAGGTCAGCAGGTTTTTTTCAGCGATCTGGTCAATTGAATCGTAAGAGGGGAACTGGTCCTGGTCTACGTGAGGGATGTATTCATAGACGACTTGGGGCCGCAAGGCATGTTTAATTCGATCGATTTCTCTAAATTTAACTGCAAAAACTTTATTTAAATCGGAAGAGAGGTCCAGCGTGACATCATACAGGCCGCGTTGGTCGAAACGGTCTCCTTTCCAAGTGTCGGTTTCATCCGGGTCCGTATACCAGGTGGTGGCGCGAAGGCCTAAGGACGGTTCGATGGCCAGGTAATTTTTAAATTTATATGGCAGGTAGAAGCGTGGATAGATATCCCCGCGATGCCCCTTTGTGCCTTCTTCCCGGTAAAAATACGTATAGGAGGTATTCATGTCATAAAAAAAAGGCCCCTCTCCAATGGATTGTTTGGATGCGTAAAGACCAATGCTAGGCAACTGCTGCAAAGTAGGATCCGATGTTTCCTGACGCCGGTAAACGACGTTGTCATTCCAGCGGGTTTCGGCATTCAGGCTGAAGTTGGGCCAGATTCTGTTGATGTTGAGGCTGTTTACCCGGGTGGTATCATTGTAATCGTCAAGACCCCTACCAAAGGTGTCAAAATAATAGGCGCTGGTTTCATCAAACCCTGTATATCCGGTCTTAAACTCCGTCAGATAATCCTGGTCGCTGACAACATCCAGATCGATCTTG containing:
- the lptD gene encoding LPS assembly protein LptD yields the protein MSVADRWICSRLTIQRPRPLFVSSFVLLILCFFLFSNPAVAQTPDLFFRDDPEKPWHITADEIKYDEKDDLYIAQGSVVITKGEKKITADSVRFYHKAMQAHAAGNVIITTGEDTLNGNRVELDLKTETGTIHEGSLFIKENHFYIRGDKIQKTGDSTYIAENVSISTCDGQSPDWKITGRNLEVTIEGYGTVTHAALWAKKLPVLYTPYLFFPVKLKRQSGLLPPQIGLSDRKGFEYIQPYFWAISDSTDATFFLHHMAERGEKIGAEYRYILKDLSKGTARYDFHDDRRIDDGTADSSKDWGYEDDAVLRPNSDRYWFRMKNDQKLPYNFNAKIDLDVVSDQDYLTEFKTGYTGFDETSAYYFDTFGRGLDDYNDTTRVNSLNINRIWPNFSLNAETRWNDNVVYRRQETSDPTLQQLPSIGLYASKQSIGEGPFFYDMNTSYTYFYREEGTKGHRGDIYPRFYLPYKFKNYLAIEPSLGLRATTWYTDPDETDTWKGDRFDQRGLYDVTLDLSSDLNKVFAVKFREIDRIKHALRPQVVYEYIPHVDQDQFPSYDSIDQIAEKNLLTYSLTNLFTSRSKKTIDQTQTDLEKQDSVPSPYLYHQFSRLKLQQSYDINKANDHEPEPFSPISGEFDWVLSKYFSLQADASWTQYRSEFLTHNIATSFSDSRGDRLFVEHRYAQGQSETIYTDLRVNLTHGFSAYSDYERNILDGKKIQSSLGVIYTAQCWSLNVRYTDQEADRKFEFIISLRGLGEAGTSIAGRSIETPFK